A genomic region of Oryza glaberrima chromosome 1, OglaRS2, whole genome shotgun sequence contains the following coding sequences:
- the LOC127757596 gene encoding uncharacterized protein LOC127757596, with the protein MMGTEATATTTVSGGSGRAAPAALCLQAARGAWSRTSKVLDVDAASPTAAPSLGSSVGVPFLWEEAPGRPKVVVVAPEHFAPPRPLAPAADERAPVSHGGEAAPASGGDRRDGDKARHVVVPLKLPPRLQAAAAAAAAADSSLSPNTVLHGPYGGNKPPRPLTRSGSTASHRRKPSAVGVSLWRKATAAARGKKHDYDAAALDASCRSPASSSSSSSSSLSSSMSYFADDDHRRKADGHGDPEPEADGEECGAKSTVRITRFKRNKSLPSVNTSHLWASIRRSVKQITPWS; encoded by the exons ATGATGGGGACGGAggctacggcgacgacgacggtgagcggcggcagtggtagggcggcgccggcagcgcTGTGCCtgcaggcggcgcgcggcgcgtggTCGCGGACGAGCAAGGTgctcgacgtcgacgccgcgtcgcccacggcggcgccgtcgctcgGGTCCTCCGTCGGCGTGCCGTTCCTCTGGGAGGAGGCGCCCGGGAGGCCtaaggtggtggtggtcgcgcCAGAAcacttcgcgccgccgcggccgctcgcTCCGGCTGCCGACGAGAGGGCACCTGTTTCtcacggcggcgaggctgcgCCTGCGAGCGGTGGTGACCGCCGCGACGGTGACAAGGCGCGACACGTCGTCGTGCCGCTCAAGCTGCCGCCTCGGTTGCAGGCTGCagcggcagccgcggcggcggcggattcgtCGCTCTCCCCCAACACCGTGCTGCACGGCCCCTACGGTGGAAACAAGCCGCCGAGGCCGCTGACGAGGAGCGGGAGCACGGCGAGCCACCGGAGGAAGCCAAGCGCCGTCGGGGTGAGCCTCTGGAGgaaggccacggcggcggcgagaggcaaGAAACACGACTACGACGCGGCGGCTCTGGACGCGTCGTGCCGTTctccggcgtcgtcgtcctcctcctcgtcatcctcgTTGTCCTCGTCGATGTCCTActtcgccgacgacgaccaccggAGGAAGGCTGACGGGCACGGCGACCCGGAGccggaggccgacggcgaggagtgcggcgccAAGAGCACGGTGAGGATCACGCGGTTCAAGAGGAACAAGAGCCTCCCGAGCGTGAACACTTCGCACCTGTGG GCAAGCATCCGCAGAAGCGTCAAACAGATTACTCCATGGAGCTAG